gcaaaGGGATTGCAGAggtacatatggtatataacgAAATTGTACTGAATTTGAATGcacttttccataaattttgcatttacgGAAGTTTCTATTATCATATATTGTATTTACTGTAATGAGCTTTAAGTGTAATACTGTTATTTTGTAAATACAGCTAGTGCTTTTAAACTCTCAAACGCGTGTATATTACAAAACATAATTTCAATTCACTTCAAATTGAGTTAATTTAGTTGACCTTCGGTGGCTTAATAATCACGTTTTTTCTAACTTTTGTAAACAttccttaaattttaaaattattattgggTTCGATACATTTTccgcaaatttttatattagtatttacattcgttttttatattatattaaatcgACACTATTGACTTGGCCAATGCCCGCCCACCTGCCTTTGCTCTCAATTGTACTACTACAACTTGACACATTTGATTTATCTAATATTAATTACTGTTATTGTTGAATTCTTTGGTATTCTATATTTGCTTTAAAAGCGTCATGCAAATATGTGAGTATTTTTGGGTATTCTTCGGATAtcgttattaacaaataaattgaatttatgtatgtatgtgtgaaatccagggttgcaaataatgcattaaaaaataacatttcagttaaactttctttaattaaaaatcccgaaaaaccttattaaaaacaatttttagaagTATTATCCTGAATAACGGATAAATAAaagattgcaaaaaaattacaaaaattaaaaaaaaaatatatataattaaggtaaaaaaaaattacattaacaaaacattatatatatttaataaaaaaaaatatatgtatataataaaaaaattaaataaaaagaaaaattataaattaaaaaagtaaattaattaatttttaatcaggaaaatttaatttttaattgatgaTGGTGTTTTGGAAAATtagattttcaatattttataacaaatctTGATTTAAAGAGTTCGTAACCCTGTGAACTCGAGTTTTCCGTGAGGCAATGGATAATACAAATAAAGGTATTATGTAGAATGAATGGTAATAGAATAAACATTATAGCAGTAGGAGTAATCCTTGGCAGTCATTGTAGCAAACAGAGAACTCATTAAGTTTAGTAACTCACATTATACGAAGAAGACTAAAAAGTTTAGTATATGCATTATTTGACTAGAAGAAATTACATATTTGCCGCAATTGAACGGATAAGGaacaattattaataaataaaaaaggacGATTATCCTACGCACTAAAGGTTTGTTATTACCAGTTTTGCTATATCTCGCACTTCAGGTAAATCGATTAATGAcgtcatatgtatgtgtattcacGCTAGCACATACAATATTCATGTCTATAACAATAAACTATATATCAATTCAATTATTGCCTATAGATGTTTTAACGCGTTTCGTACGCTCGCCACAATAGTTATGTACTAAGTACACGAACTGTTATTTCGACTAGTACACttattattatgattaaaaacaaaaaagtcgaCTTAGACAACCTCTTGTTAGTTTCTCGATTTGCTTCTCCAGCCGTTTGTCCGCTTCTATGGCTTCTTCAGTTGGTTGTGGTGCGCCCGGGAAAGCGATTATTATTATGCTCATGTTATCTCGGCTGCCCTGCAATGTCGAacgcaaaaattatattataaattcatgaaatataaatataaaaatttattattatgtcAAGTTTTTCCGCACCTTGTGCAAGCATGTATCGACGACTTGGTTTGCTATATTTACTAAATCGTTCGTCACTCTCAGCCTCGAGTGGACAAAACTGCATAAATCCTCATTGGTCATAACATCCCATATACCGTCACAAgctaaaactaaaaattcatCTGTATCCTGGCGACTTTGGCAAAAAATCTCCGGTTCTGGCGACACTAATTGTTCGCATTGACCCTTTTCCTTAACGTTTTTGAAATCATAATCGCCCAGCGCTCGCGACACAGCCAATGTACCGTTAACACGTTTTATCATAACACTGCCGCCCGCATTGTGTATACGCTCCTTTTCCTCGGGCAAAATCGGTTTGTGATCTTGTGTTGCAAATACCGGTACCCCCTGACGGCATAGCACGGCGCGCGAATCACCGCAGTTCGCAATGTAAACTTGTGTGGGCGATATAAACGCACACACCGCAGTTGTGCCACCACATTTTTCTGCATCTTGAGTGAATTCGGGCAACACCCGCATCATTTCATCGATGCGTAGGAAGCCGGTACGTATGCCCTTCACGTGGTCACCATTCCTAAATTCATCTGTGCAAATGATACAGTCAAGCAGATTTGAGGCGCAATGTTTTGACACTTTGCAACCAGCGTGCCCGTCAAAAACGGCAAAGAAACTCCAATCTTCGAGCTCGCTTCCAAGACCGGTGCGTGCATAGTAAGCGTCCTCCATTTCACAACGCCAGCCCTGCATGGAGCTGACGCCGAAAAGAAGTTTATTTCCTTCCCCATGGTCgttatgttttgttgttttcggcTTATCCAGGAAACCGCCCATCGCTTTTGTGCATGCTGTGTTTAATTGTACGCGGGTAGCAAAGTTACTTATGCGTTCGGTGGTTCGATCGCTCAGTTGATAGTGTGctaattttaattatgtttatatactggcttttaatttgaaattatatttgctaTTGGTGAGTTAATTGTTTATAGTCGCTTTAGAGTCACTGCTTACAGAATCGTTTGTTTCGCAACTGCCTGAAATGTGTACGAAAGGAAACAATCAACACAAGTGTGCAAGATATTCTCAAATCAATTAACCATGCATGTTTTGGTATTGCAGAAATGAgcaaaaaaatgccaaattCATTCACCCTAAGTATATAAGTGCACACGCTTTAGCATACGTTTATTGATATCTTTTTACACAGACTATCACTGCCGATACATagaatatgttttaaatatgtAGTGAGTTACACcctactaaatttatttttgccagAAATTTACTTGCTTTGTGCCATATAGCCATATAAACACTTGGGTATATTAACTGGTGCAGCTGAGATGAAACGTCACTTTGAAAAATCAATGATTACACAATTTGAAAATACTAGCGCACTTTGCATATAACTCAGGCGATTTCCCAATAATAAAAGCCCTATTTGTGCGGTAAATGGTCGTAAATACGTTCATGTGGCTTGATCATTGGAACTGCAAACAAACTGAATCTACACTTGTCCTCAGGAAAACTTGCAGACTTGCACACACTTggattttacatatgtacttatatataaatacttatgtatgtataaataatcacTGGCGCATATGTTCTGTAAATAGTTATCTTCAGAAAACTGCTTATTTTCTACTTTTCATTTGGTACCGCTATTCATGCACATTATATCACtttactaatttaaatatacgtgtatataaataagaatAGACACCAGTATATAATGCTTAGAATATTTATGAAACTACAcgcacatttaaaattttttattttcacactcTACCTTTTTGGTGTTTATATTGGTTATGTGgttgttcaaataattttcttttacggattagcaaaataaaataaaatttttgtgtataaaaaagaaaaacatagcGAGCGCTTTAGTGTTCGAATGTGAATAGAAAAACCCGATTGTCGTGCTTCTCTTTGCACATTGTGATTTAGTTTAAAGGTGCCAAAGAGGCACCTTAATTTGTTAGTAAACGTTCACAAATGACTCGGTGAGAGATTGAAAGTAGAGAGT
The sequence above is drawn from the Bactrocera tryoni isolate S06 chromosome 1, CSIRO_BtryS06_freeze2, whole genome shotgun sequence genome and encodes:
- the LOC120768708 gene encoding protein phosphatase 1B isoform X1 — encoded protein: MGGFLDKPKTTKHNDHGEGNKLLFGVSSMQGWRCEMEDAYYARTGLGSELEDWSFFAVFDGHAGCKVSKHCASNLLDCIICTDEFRNGDHVKGIRTGFLRIDEMMRVLPEFTQDAEKCGGTTAVCAFISPTQVYIANCGDSRAVLCRQGVPVFATQDHKPILPEEKERIHNAGGSVMIKRVNGTLAVSRALGDYDFKNVKEKGQCEQLVSPEPEIFCQSRQDTDEFLVLACDGIWDVMTNEDLCSFVHSRLRVTNDLVNIANQVVDTCLHKGSRDNMSIIIIAFPGAPQPTEEAIEADKRLEKQIEKLTREEIECNEVTQYFDLLQALQNKDIEGLPPGGGLQSKYAVIERTFKELYPDQDCECNEYYQLV
- the LOC120768708 gene encoding protein phosphatase 1B isoform X2, which translates into the protein MGGFLDKPKTTKHNDHGEGNKLLFGVSSMQGWRCEMEDAYYARTGLGSELEDWSFFAVFDGHAGCKVSKHCASNLLDCIICTDEFRNGDHVKGIRTGFLRIDEMMRVLPEFTQDAEKCGGTTAVCAFISPTQVYIANCGDSRAVLCRQGVPVFATQDHKPILPEEKERIHNAGGSVMIKRVNGTLAVSRALGDYDFKNVKEKGQCEQLVSPEPEIFCQSRQDTDEFLVLACDGIWDVMTNEDLCSFVHSRLRVTNDLVNIANQVVDTCLHKGSRDNMSIIIIAFPGAPQPTEEAIEADKRLEKQIEKLTREEIECNEVTQYFDLLQALQNKDIEGLPPGGGLQSKYAVIERTFKELYPDQDCESPSH